DNA sequence from the Sinorhizobium alkalisoli genome:
CCGGGGAAAGGAGCATCGAAGGCGCGGAGAACCAACGCGCATAATAGCGCCTGCAACACAGCAACGCCGATAACACCCCGGGCCACATTGCGGATCGTGGCCGTGGCGAGCCGCACAAATCCGACGCCTCTATCGCTGGCCATCCGGCGGGCGAAGCCTTGCAGGATCTCCGCCAGTCGCGCCCCCGGCCCGAAGAGGAAGCCGGCTACGATCACCGAAACGACGAAGCTCAACAGGTCGACGCCGATGCTGGCGACCTTGGTCAGGGCCCTGCTCGTCACCTGGAGCAGCGATGGCTCCAGCCTTTTCAGCGTGTCCTCGAGGTTACTGGCGGCCAGACTCCAGGCGGCATAGACGCGCTCGCCGACAAACGGCCAGTCCCGAACACTTTCTGCAGGCGCCGGTACCAGCACCGAACCTGCGTTCAGCTTGTTGAAAAGGGCCTGCGCGCCGTCGGCGAAGCTGAAGACGACGGCCGCCAATGGGCCGGCGATGATCGCAAGGCACGCCAGCGTGAGGACTATTGCTGCCAAACGCGGCCGATTGCCGAGTGCCGCGCTCAGCGCCTGATACGCGGGATAGAGGGCGACGGCGAGGATGACGGCCCAAATGACGATGATCGCGAAGGGAGCGACCAGTGTCAGGGACCAGTATGCAAAAAGTGCGACAATCCCCAGGCGTGCCGCATCTGTGATCCTGGCCTCGATGGAGGAACGGTCGATCTTGGCGAGTTCGATGGAGGCATTCTTGAGCAGACTGTCGTCATCCATTCTCGCGAACTCCGCGGCGCCGATCGTTCGCCAGCGCCACTATTCTCGACGATGCCGGTTGAAAGGGACCGATTGCGTTTCAGGCACTGTACGGCCGGCTACCGGCGATCCCCAGTAAAATACCGTAGCATACAACTCCGGGAGATTTCTTCTGATAACCTACGGGGAGCGAGCCGCAGGTATGTCTGGCCGCTCTTTGAAGGTAGGCGGAGATGGCAGAATCCTTGCATCCGGCCGCAATTGCCCACGTGCCGGCGTTCATCACGGCCCCGGGGGAGACGGACGTTCTGATGAACGTCATGATCG
Encoded proteins:
- a CDS encoding AI-2E family transporter; the encoded protein is MDDDSLLKNASIELAKIDRSSIEARITDAARLGIVALFAYWSLTLVAPFAIIVIWAVILAVALYPAYQALSAALGNRPRLAAIVLTLACLAIIAGPLAAVVFSFADGAQALFNKLNAGSVLVPAPAESVRDWPFVGERVYAAWSLAASNLEDTLKRLEPSLLQVTSRALTKVASIGVDLLSFVVSVIVAGFLFGPGARLAEILQGFARRMASDRGVGFVRLATATIRNVARGVIGVAVLQALLCALVLRAFDAPFPGVIAFLVLILCIIQIGPLLVVLPVVIWAWTEMEAGAATLFTILLVPLVVIDNVMKPVLVARGLSTPTLVILIGVLGGTLSYGLIGLFLGPIVLSVFYELLMVWMRADARVPETRPQLDPAGTQEPM